The following are encoded in a window of Pyxidicoccus trucidator genomic DNA:
- a CDS encoding DsrE family protein, with the protein MAGRVFFFLQHATYEPAFQAASMGITAAAMGDEVYVVFAFDALRQLVSGGFGQPHGEHEHAELARAEALGVPTPTRMLEEARGLGAKLIACDTTVRICGFVPETLEGTLDEVMGLASLWRLTTGARTLAL; encoded by the coding sequence ATGGCCGGACGCGTCTTCTTCTTCCTCCAGCACGCTACGTATGAGCCGGCGTTCCAGGCCGCCTCCATGGGCATCACCGCCGCGGCGATGGGGGATGAGGTGTACGTCGTCTTCGCCTTCGATGCGCTGAGACAGCTCGTCAGCGGAGGTTTCGGACAGCCACACGGAGAGCACGAGCACGCGGAGCTCGCCCGCGCCGAAGCCCTCGGAGTCCCCACGCCGACGCGCATGCTGGAGGAGGCGCGGGGCCTCGGTGCGAAGCTCATCGCCTGCGACACCACGGTGCGCATCTGCGGCTTTGTCCCGGAGACACTGGAAGGCACGCTGGACGAGGTGATGGGGCTGGCCTCGTTGTGGCGCCTCACCACTGGTGCCCGCACCCTCGCGCTCTAG
- a CDS encoding HAD family hydrolase: MGAMRPTVLLFDIDGTLVTTGGAGRRSMDFAFEQLHGRRDACSSFSMSGMTDRAIARKALNVIGAEDSPEAIDAVIAAYLAHLAAEVRKVDDQSYRVFPGMREAVLEARSRTGFAVGLGTGNVREGARVKLERVSIYDQFAFGGFGCDAEDRVELIRHGAKAGAALLGAPVEDCRVVVIGDTPKDVHAARGIGAECIGVGTGSFTAEALLAAGADVAFPDFSHREAMTVLLGGR, encoded by the coding sequence ATGGGGGCCATGCGGCCTACCGTCCTGCTCTTCGACATTGATGGAACCCTGGTCACCACCGGAGGCGCCGGGCGCCGCTCCATGGACTTCGCCTTCGAGCAACTCCATGGGCGTCGCGATGCGTGCAGTTCGTTCAGCATGTCCGGAATGACGGACCGGGCCATCGCCCGCAAGGCGCTGAACGTCATCGGCGCGGAGGACTCGCCCGAGGCCATCGACGCGGTCATCGCCGCCTACCTTGCCCACCTCGCCGCAGAGGTCCGGAAGGTGGATGACCAGAGCTACCGCGTCTTCCCTGGCATGCGGGAGGCCGTGCTGGAGGCCCGCTCGCGCACGGGCTTCGCGGTGGGCCTGGGCACCGGCAACGTGCGCGAGGGCGCTCGCGTGAAGCTGGAGCGCGTGAGCATCTATGACCAGTTCGCCTTCGGCGGCTTCGGCTGCGACGCCGAGGACCGGGTGGAGCTCATCCGCCACGGCGCGAAGGCCGGCGCGGCGCTGCTGGGCGCGCCCGTGGAGGACTGCCGCGTGGTCGTCATCGGCGACACGCCCAAGGACGTCCACGCGGCCCGGGGCATCGGCGCCGAGTGCATTGGCGTGGGCACCGGCTCCTTCACCGCCGAGGCCCTGCTGGCCGCTGGCGCCGATGTCGCCTTCCCCGACTTCTCGCACCGCGAGGCCATGACGGTCCTGCTCGGCGGACGCTGA
- a CDS encoding HEAT repeat domain-containing protein → MPGVLGVALLAGSGVMARMNTRATVEPPPTSAPGAGSSGDLRARVLDLLDASQGGPREDAWRQLGPEAVPVLTALVVDREAPVARRALAMTSLALVDPACGAGSIREVLEDSRAPADVRASAATALGRCQGLDAIPTLLTRLKDREDRVREAVAVTLGRLGGPQARQALEDRLPLEERLLVREALQRGLTLVEP, encoded by the coding sequence ATGCCCGGTGTGCTGGGCGTGGCGCTGCTCGCCGGCTCCGGCGTCATGGCCCGGATGAACACGCGCGCCACCGTCGAGCCGCCTCCCACCTCCGCGCCCGGCGCGGGCTCCTCGGGCGACCTGCGCGCGCGGGTACTGGACCTGCTGGATGCGTCGCAGGGCGGGCCCCGGGAGGACGCGTGGCGCCAGCTCGGGCCCGAGGCGGTGCCCGTGCTCACCGCGCTCGTCGTGGACCGCGAGGCGCCCGTCGCGCGTCGCGCGCTGGCGATGACGTCGCTCGCCCTGGTCGACCCGGCGTGCGGCGCGGGCTCCATCCGTGAAGTGCTGGAGGACTCGCGCGCTCCGGCGGACGTGCGCGCCAGCGCGGCGACGGCGCTGGGACGGTGCCAGGGGCTGGACGCCATCCCCACCCTCCTCACCCGCCTGAAGGACCGGGAGGACCGCGTGCGCGAGGCCGTGGCCGTGACGCTCGGTCGGCTGGGGGGGCCCCAGGCGCGGCAGGCCCTGGAGGACCGGCTGCCCCTGGAGGAGCGGCTCCTCGTCCGCGAAGCGCTCCAGCGCGGGCTCACCCTCGTCGAGCCCTGA